TGCCCTCCTTCTTAACACCTACTCCCTGCTAAATTCTAGATCCCTTCTCTTAGAAATTGCCTTCCTCAAATCCCAACTCACGGCTTACAAAAGAAAAGAAAAAGCCTTCCATACAAAACCAAGGGAAAGAATGATCTTGGTTCTTATCTCCTACTTGTTCCCAAACTGGGAATCTTCGTTAATGATTGTTTCTCCAAACACTTTACTCAAATGGAGAGAAAAGAAATTTCAACTTTTCTGGAAACTCCTCTCTCGGAGAAAAATACCAGGTAGACCAAACATTCCTTGGGATCTTATCAAACTCATTCGAAGAATTGCCAAAGAAAACAGAATTTGGGGGGCCACCAAACTTCACGGGATTTTAATCAAACTAGGACTAGTTGTATCAGAAAGAACTGTTTCTCGTTATATCCCCAAAAGACCAACGGATCCTAGAAAAAGACTTTCTTGGAACCAATTCTACAACCTGCATTCCAGTTCTCTCATTGTATCTGATTTGTTTAGTGTCATCTCGTATCGTTTAAGAGAGATCTACAAAGTGATCTTCTTTCTAGAAATACAAACAAGACAAATCCTCCACTTTGACATTCATACTAAACCAACAACAAGTTGGGTAAGACGAGTCATCAAGTTTGCTTTTAGAAAAAAAGGATTGGAGAATACATCCTATCTGATTACAGATAACGATACTTTATTTGGAAAAC
This genomic stretch from Leptospira harrisiae harbors:
- a CDS encoding integrase core domain-containing protein; protein product: MVILLLSIALLLNTYSLLNSRSLLLEIAFLKSQLTAYKRKEKAFHTKPRERMILVLISYLFPNWESSLMIVSPNTLLKWREKKFQLFWKLLSRRKIPGRPNIPWDLIKLIRRIAKENRIWGATKLHGILIKLGLVVSERTVSRYIPKRPTDPRKRLSWNQFYNLHSSSLIVSDLFSVISYRLREIYKVIFFLEIQTRQILHFDIHTKPTTSWVRRVIKFAFRKKGLENTSYLITDNDTLFGKRFTRYLERLGIKHKKTKVRSPWQNGYAERFVKTCRNEFLDYFIPMNEYHLQVKLEEFIHFYNHNRSHLALNKETPNPSPILHKPRDGNCHLESIPVLGGLYHIYSWKESA